A region from the Devosia lucknowensis genome encodes:
- a CDS encoding AAA family ATPase: MTSRQNDFDPDDDFDEEASYLIEVTPKDQQFGLVAASNALPRLMIEQATTAGELGVFRKAPGIVAVVEAPGAAWVKPLLQAAKTMAHWDLHLSESAKQKAGADNSRDQAIHAVDRGHRILGVSQNPSGYLPEGLAGSADMTVKVNLPDDTVIRRTIRAATGRYPKTMPKDIARGLSYTDICLAIRKGSKPAECVTRLIAAGQAASRQDDDLSQVPPLASLYGYGEAMVWARGLVADLDAWRRGEIDFSALQRTVVLASEPGMGKSTFVRSLARAAGVPLVATSVSTWFSNSTGYLDGVIKQIDQVFLGAAANAPAIVFLDEIESIPDRAQLTARAAEWWMPVVGHMLLTLDSASSGVSSRLIVIGATNFPEKLDSALTRPGRLSRIIWIGRPDKAALAGILRQHLGDDLAGVDLSEVAALGWGASGADVTEWVKLARSVARKAERPMAIADLLAQVAPPEDRPDDLALRIAAHEAGHAVVLQVLGLSEVTAVSSIGAGPSGGRTVIGAMPDVMSREQVDGYVTFLLAGRCAEEVIVGSASSGSGGSTKSDLAHATNLLASAYASLGMGNELLYRGTPEEVGHMLAINDRLAKAVEAELQRLYADAKAIVTEYRAAVQAVALALIRERYIDGDRFREIFLRHSPGSRTIEMDGRDG; the protein is encoded by the coding sequence ATGACTTCGAGACAAAACGACTTCGATCCCGATGACGACTTCGACGAGGAAGCGTCCTACCTTATCGAGGTGACACCCAAGGACCAGCAGTTCGGACTTGTGGCCGCGAGCAACGCCCTGCCCCGCCTGATGATCGAGCAGGCGACGACGGCAGGGGAGCTCGGCGTGTTCCGCAAGGCCCCCGGCATCGTCGCCGTCGTGGAGGCGCCGGGCGCCGCCTGGGTCAAGCCGCTGCTGCAGGCCGCCAAGACCATGGCGCACTGGGACCTGCACCTATCCGAATCCGCCAAGCAGAAGGCCGGGGCGGATAACAGCCGCGACCAGGCCATCCATGCCGTCGACAGGGGCCACCGCATCCTGGGGGTGTCGCAGAACCCCTCGGGATACCTCCCGGAGGGCTTGGCCGGATCGGCGGACATGACGGTGAAGGTCAACCTCCCCGACGACACGGTCATCAGGCGGACCATCCGCGCGGCCACGGGCCGCTATCCGAAGACCATGCCGAAGGATATCGCGCGGGGACTTTCCTATACCGACATCTGCCTGGCCATCCGCAAGGGCAGCAAGCCCGCCGAGTGCGTCACCCGCCTCATCGCCGCGGGACAGGCCGCCTCTCGTCAGGACGACGATCTCTCCCAGGTCCCGCCGCTGGCCAGCCTCTACGGCTACGGCGAGGCCATGGTGTGGGCGCGCGGCCTCGTCGCCGATCTCGATGCGTGGCGTCGCGGGGAGATCGACTTCTCCGCCCTGCAGCGCACCGTCGTGCTCGCCTCCGAGCCCGGCATGGGCAAGTCCACCTTCGTCCGCAGCCTCGCCAGGGCAGCCGGGGTTCCCTTGGTCGCGACGTCGGTGAGTACCTGGTTCTCCAACAGCACCGGATACCTCGACGGGGTCATCAAGCAGATCGACCAAGTTTTCCTGGGCGCCGCGGCCAACGCGCCGGCGATCGTCTTCCTCGACGAGATCGAAAGTATCCCGGATCGCGCCCAACTCACCGCCCGCGCCGCGGAATGGTGGATGCCCGTGGTCGGGCATATGCTGCTTACCCTCGACAGCGCCAGTTCCGGCGTCTCCTCGAGGCTGATCGTCATCGGCGCCACCAACTTTCCCGAAAAGCTCGACAGCGCCCTGACAAGGCCCGGCAGGTTGAGCCGGATCATCTGGATCGGCAGGCCCGATAAGGCCGCGTTGGCCGGCATCCTTCGCCAGCACCTCGGCGACGATCTTGCCGGCGTGGACCTGTCCGAGGTGGCTGCCCTGGGGTGGGGCGCCAGCGGCGCCGACGTCACCGAATGGGTGAAGCTGGCGAGGAGCGTCGCCCGCAAGGCGGAACGGCCCATGGCGATCGCCGACCTACTCGCCCAGGTTGCCCCTCCGGAGGATCGTCCTGACGATCTGGCGCTTCGCATCGCCGCTCACGAGGCCGGGCATGCGGTGGTCTTGCAGGTGCTTGGCCTTTCCGAAGTCACCGCGGTCTCCAGCATCGGCGCCGGGCCCTCGGGCGGCAGGACGGTGATCGGTGCGATGCCGGACGTCATGTCCAGGGAACAGGTCGACGGTTACGTGACCTTCCTGCTGGCGGGACGCTGTGCCGAGGAGGTGATCGTCGGCAGCGCCAGCAGCGGATCCGGCGGCTCCACCAAGAGCGACCTGGCACACGCGACCAACCTCCTGGCCAGCGCCTATGCGAGTCTGGGCATGGGCAACGAACTGCTGTACCGGGGCACGCCCGAGGAGGTGGGGCACATGCTCGCCATCAACGACCGGCTCGCCAAGGCCGTCGAGGCGGAGCTGCAGCGCCTCTATGCCGATGCCAAGGCCATCGTCACCGAATATCGGGCGGCGGTTCAGGCGGTCGCCCTTGCCTTGATACGCGAGCGCTACATCGACGGCGACAGGTTCCGCGAGATCTTCCTCCGCCACTCGCCAGGATCGCGGACGATCGAAATGGATGGCCGCGATGGATGA
- a CDS encoding ATP-binding protein — MTEEPSAENHPEGFAQRDYYALIRGRLPEKHKRASDIISKVNQVYVETGRDTALAESFSKFVVWVTAEQNHGFVGKGDAFYVTGESGAGKTDMVEHLIAHHATLAPLITPIGTLSPCISISLQGPATLSVLALRIAAAAGFPLSDKLREGRLWDKLPATLKRAGVMFIHIDEFQHLFHAGCDAEGLVKYIKGLMNNPPWPVSFIISGMPEVRNIIINDEQAERRNNSFTLPPIDISRQRALVKRIIRRLSQAADMDVKDLLASDVPERVAHAGNYQFGRICEVTISAIQEAALASDKVLNRMHFAGAYVEHSDARDRNAMNPFISDEWKLLKPGYFILPPKGDRTERLDHASE; from the coding sequence GTGACCGAGGAACCCTCTGCCGAGAACCATCCCGAGGGATTCGCCCAGCGCGACTACTACGCTTTAATACGCGGGAGACTGCCAGAAAAGCACAAGCGGGCCAGCGACATCATCTCCAAGGTCAACCAGGTCTACGTCGAGACGGGTCGGGACACCGCCCTTGCCGAGTCGTTCAGCAAGTTCGTGGTGTGGGTTACCGCGGAGCAGAACCACGGCTTCGTCGGCAAGGGCGACGCATTCTATGTCACGGGCGAAAGCGGCGCTGGCAAGACCGACATGGTCGAGCATCTGATTGCGCATCATGCGACGCTGGCACCCCTGATTACGCCTATAGGCACACTCTCGCCTTGTATCTCGATTTCCCTCCAAGGGCCCGCGACCTTATCTGTCTTGGCTCTTCGCATAGCAGCCGCCGCGGGTTTTCCGCTGAGCGACAAGCTTCGGGAAGGCAGGCTTTGGGACAAGCTGCCGGCCACTCTGAAGCGCGCAGGCGTTATGTTCATCCACATCGACGAGTTCCAGCATCTCTTCCACGCAGGGTGCGACGCGGAAGGTCTGGTGAAGTACATCAAGGGCCTGATGAACAATCCTCCATGGCCTGTCAGTTTTATCATCAGCGGCATGCCAGAAGTGCGGAATATAATCATCAATGACGAGCAGGCAGAACGGCGGAACAACAGTTTCACCTTGCCGCCAATCGACATCTCGAGACAGCGAGCGCTGGTTAAGCGGATAATCCGGCGCCTTTCTCAGGCTGCTGATATGGATGTCAAGGACCTGTTGGCATCGGATGTGCCTGAGCGCGTCGCTCACGCCGGGAACTATCAGTTCGGGCGCATCTGCGAAGTTACGATATCAGCGATACAGGAAGCTGCCTTGGCATCAGACAAGGTGCTGAACCGGATGCACTTCGCGGGGGCGTATGTCGAGCATTCCGACGCGCGCGACAGGAATGCCATGAATCCGTTTATCTCAGACGAATGGAAGTTGCTGAAGCCTGGGTATTTCATCCTACCGCCTAAGGGCGATAGAACCGAGCGTCTTGACCATGCCTCTGAATAG
- a CDS encoding AAA domain-containing protein produces MQITTCGRGVHIREVVGIDRLRKLPNEWYGFTNLDLATGRGRSREIDLVLVSEDRIFLIDLKDWHGRIESDGSGNWIHNGRDTGPSPVGKIHANAKAVWQLLTEHLKRHMKGEIVPRVIGLVVVTGKADTTGISETEKGSVFTDEQFISAVSKTGTRIDTFGKVAISSHGLLTEKVWKDQLSKFFNARTGPIVPGRRRYNNFVSNSDEATFQHPGKIYSEYDAVDENAAQTLGTLRIWDFTKADTRFQNDEARQEVAGRERSVVEYLKDRSEACENAILHPRAEDPERGVAYWEIFDRRQRLRRLSEFVTSENSHLARDHRIELARQLIARVAALHAADAAHLDLGGHSIWLESPSTVKLSHLMAAKFPQVESLGERRYQFLASAKLPEDVLGGENIPKRRDVFLLAVAVHWLLMGVQPARDSGEDMPFEWDPSIDAEGKFASLHPWLERCLSLDPNDRFADAQSALDAFNSATADRPNAAEVIRGLERFRETYRSQRQLFSAFPEMEMLKESDRVDIWKSEDGEGLPVLVKLWKRAAWGDQTREGPRILDFLINAHEMQLSPLDGCAVIQGAYWLGDAMAIIQRWVDGSVLTDAREAGRFHGQQVQSIEFCLSLANTVKSIHDVGLTHGDIKPQNIIVAEDGAPVLIDILDFQASDDGEPTNTAYSPASGGRLERDRFAVTKITEEVLAEAGLDASVAIKISAALDSCRDTVPENGTLLPLMEALELALLPQLEQASARQVKIQVPGISPGPLLSDEGQFYVRKGAVNRSSLFIRGACEELEVFLDDRMRPVRARRCTIDQKQISRLARFEFMQFEAEIEISSSVASDFTDIDFLLADEAFLSNWGNQATKGVDTAAGEEIPEAQPEPTFDDTAYDAFNDNQAAAAIPKLPTVDIRRLWQSLITAESDLTTDGVAAADSGYNRDLKRHIVPFELTSGTFDFNRNDRVGVERLDRKGAWQRIGELDIARSKPDRVFIDAADWSTTGNAALVTEEQRLRFISHFEIQSLRRRESAIGRTLSGQARIKSIPTLFEPKTEYRPASLDLAVSDEDLARYGLNQDQREAFRKIVAVRPLGALQGPPGTGKTLFIAALTHFALTRGMAKNILLASQSHEAVNNAAEAVLRLFANQDEQPSILRVGNEGVVSGRLMPFHTDRLEQLYKDRFGAEFRDRMRLAGRALGIPLPVVEAMIDIEVHMRPVAERIVKLREQPEPEDERINSLSNTLEALGESVAGAGVLVFEEDPLEVLDDTLRAVIDRLTASERPAPERIGRMRSVFNLAKDFVGSVSTQQRGYEAFLAGTRQIVAGTCVGLGRTSLGLTTTPFDLVIIDEAARCTASELAVPMQSGRWVVLVGDHAQLEPQHPATVVSKVASELGTSELAVVQSDFERLFENGYGKSAGARLKTQYRMLPPIGQVVSDTFYEGMLEAGRTTPEIDPEILPEGLEQPLTWITTDSLGASGEERTESTGTSRINPAEADSIVALLKKWSATASFTEWVAEQTKHAHVIGVICMYAAQRDLIRKKIQAANLPEAFRRSIKIDTVDSYQGKENPIVVLSLVRNNVSGQAERGLATIKPGFLQRPNRINVAVSRAMDRLIIVGAKSRWQVGSPMQRLSEAVEERFSAGDAQVISASALLGDVGDRRDAVKETVATA; encoded by the coding sequence ATGCAGATTACAACCTGTGGGCGGGGCGTGCACATACGCGAGGTTGTTGGCATCGACCGTCTGCGGAAGCTGCCCAATGAATGGTATGGGTTCACTAATCTTGATCTTGCTACCGGGAGGGGGCGATCGCGCGAGATCGATCTTGTGCTGGTTTCCGAAGACCGTATTTTCCTAATCGATCTCAAAGATTGGCATGGTCGTATAGAGAGCGACGGCAGCGGAAACTGGATACATAACGGCAGGGATACCGGTCCGTCCCCTGTTGGCAAGATCCATGCGAACGCAAAGGCGGTCTGGCAGCTCCTAACGGAGCACCTGAAGCGTCACATGAAAGGCGAGATAGTTCCGCGAGTAATTGGACTGGTAGTCGTGACTGGCAAGGCAGACACGACAGGCATCTCAGAAACCGAGAAGGGATCCGTTTTCACCGACGAGCAATTCATCTCGGCGGTTAGTAAGACCGGCACGCGGATCGATACGTTCGGAAAAGTAGCTATCTCATCGCATGGTCTTCTCACGGAAAAAGTCTGGAAAGACCAACTCAGCAAATTCTTTAACGCTAGAACCGGCCCGATCGTCCCCGGAAGACGTCGATACAACAACTTCGTCTCCAACTCTGACGAAGCTACCTTTCAGCACCCGGGCAAGATTTATAGCGAGTACGATGCGGTAGACGAAAACGCAGCCCAGACCCTCGGGACCTTACGCATCTGGGATTTCACCAAGGCCGATACACGTTTTCAGAACGACGAGGCCCGTCAGGAAGTCGCGGGTCGTGAACGCAGTGTCGTAGAGTATTTGAAAGACCGTAGCGAGGCGTGCGAAAACGCGATCCTTCACCCGCGGGCCGAAGATCCCGAGCGGGGAGTTGCATACTGGGAAATTTTCGATCGGCGTCAGCGCCTGCGGCGTCTATCCGAATTCGTGACGTCCGAAAATTCACACCTGGCGCGTGACCATCGGATCGAACTGGCACGCCAACTGATAGCTAGAGTGGCTGCGCTCCATGCTGCCGACGCTGCCCATCTCGATTTGGGAGGTCACAGCATTTGGCTAGAGTCTCCTTCAACGGTGAAACTGTCCCACCTGATGGCAGCGAAGTTCCCCCAAGTCGAATCCCTTGGGGAGCGCAGGTACCAGTTCCTCGCCAGTGCAAAGCTCCCCGAGGACGTGCTTGGTGGCGAAAACATTCCGAAGCGCCGAGATGTCTTTCTCCTGGCAGTAGCGGTTCACTGGCTGCTGATGGGCGTTCAACCTGCTCGGGACAGCGGGGAGGATATGCCTTTCGAGTGGGACCCTTCAATCGACGCAGAAGGGAAGTTCGCGTCTCTTCACCCATGGCTTGAACGCTGTCTATCACTAGACCCCAACGACAGGTTCGCGGATGCCCAATCGGCGTTGGATGCGTTCAACTCGGCCACCGCCGACCGACCTAATGCCGCAGAGGTAATCCGGGGACTGGAAAGGTTTCGGGAGACGTATCGTTCGCAAAGACAACTGTTTTCTGCTTTCCCCGAGATGGAGATGCTCAAGGAAAGCGACAGGGTCGACATTTGGAAGAGCGAAGATGGGGAAGGCCTTCCGGTACTTGTGAAGCTGTGGAAGAGGGCCGCTTGGGGTGACCAGACTCGAGAAGGTCCCCGCATTCTAGACTTCCTTATCAACGCACACGAAATGCAGCTGTCCCCCCTGGATGGATGTGCAGTGATTCAAGGCGCGTACTGGCTCGGCGACGCTATGGCCATCATTCAGCGGTGGGTTGATGGCAGCGTACTAACGGACGCTCGCGAAGCAGGACGCTTCCATGGTCAGCAGGTGCAATCGATCGAGTTCTGCCTATCGCTTGCCAATACAGTGAAGTCGATCCATGACGTCGGTCTCACACACGGCGACATCAAGCCCCAGAACATAATCGTCGCAGAGGACGGCGCCCCCGTTCTGATCGACATTCTCGACTTCCAGGCCAGCGATGACGGTGAGCCAACTAACACGGCTTACTCGCCTGCATCCGGTGGTCGACTTGAGCGAGACCGCTTCGCGGTCACAAAAATCACGGAAGAGGTGTTAGCCGAGGCGGGTCTTGATGCATCTGTCGCAATCAAGATCTCAGCTGCCCTCGATAGTTGCCGAGACACCGTGCCTGAAAACGGCACGCTTCTTCCGTTGATGGAGGCGCTCGAACTAGCTTTGCTTCCACAGCTCGAACAAGCATCGGCACGCCAGGTCAAGATTCAGGTGCCTGGAATATCCCCAGGTCCCCTGCTGTCGGACGAGGGCCAGTTCTATGTACGAAAGGGAGCTGTGAATCGATCGAGCCTTTTCATACGTGGCGCGTGCGAAGAACTGGAGGTCTTCCTCGATGATCGAATGCGTCCTGTCCGCGCGCGGCGGTGCACGATCGATCAGAAGCAGATAAGTCGACTGGCGAGGTTTGAGTTCATGCAATTCGAGGCTGAGATAGAAATATCCAGCTCGGTGGCCAGTGACTTTACCGATATCGACTTTCTCCTCGCTGATGAGGCCTTCCTGTCGAATTGGGGTAACCAGGCTACCAAGGGGGTCGATACCGCTGCAGGAGAAGAGATACCCGAAGCTCAGCCAGAGCCTACCTTCGACGACACGGCTTATGATGCGTTCAATGACAACCAAGCCGCAGCAGCAATCCCCAAGCTACCAACCGTTGATATACGGCGGTTATGGCAGTCACTCATCACGGCAGAGAGTGATCTTACCACCGATGGCGTGGCAGCGGCCGACAGCGGGTATAATCGCGATCTTAAGCGCCATATCGTGCCTTTCGAGCTGACTAGCGGAACATTCGATTTTAACCGAAACGATCGCGTTGGTGTCGAGCGACTCGATCGCAAGGGCGCCTGGCAACGTATAGGTGAACTCGATATCGCCAGGTCGAAGCCCGATCGGGTTTTCATCGACGCGGCGGACTGGAGTACGACCGGCAATGCAGCTCTCGTGACTGAAGAGCAGCGCCTGCGTTTCATAAGCCACTTCGAAATTCAAAGCCTCCGCCGTAGGGAATCTGCAATCGGTCGGACACTGAGTGGGCAGGCTCGTATAAAATCGATCCCAACTTTGTTCGAGCCCAAGACCGAATATCGTCCGGCATCTCTGGATCTTGCGGTGAGCGATGAAGATCTTGCTCGCTACGGATTAAACCAGGATCAGAGAGAGGCTTTCAGAAAGATTGTCGCCGTGCGCCCCTTAGGCGCCCTTCAGGGTCCTCCCGGGACAGGGAAGACCCTCTTCATCGCCGCCCTCACGCATTTCGCGCTCACGCGTGGCATGGCAAAAAACATCCTTCTTGCCAGCCAATCGCATGAGGCCGTCAACAATGCCGCCGAAGCGGTGCTAAGGCTTTTCGCCAACCAGGATGAGCAACCCAGCATTCTCCGCGTAGGTAACGAAGGCGTGGTCTCCGGGCGGCTGATGCCATTTCATACGGACCGATTGGAACAGCTCTACAAGGATCGCTTCGGTGCCGAGTTTCGTGACCGAATGAGGTTAGCAGGTAGGGCTCTTGGAATTCCATTGCCTGTAGTGGAAGCGATGATCGACATCGAGGTTCACATGCGACCCGTCGCCGAGAGAATCGTAAAGCTACGGGAGCAGCCAGAGCCGGAAGATGAACGGATAAACAGCTTGTCGAACACGCTGGAGGCTCTTGGCGAGAGCGTAGCTGGAGCAGGCGTGCTGGTGTTTGAGGAGGATCCACTGGAGGTGCTAGACGACACCTTGCGAGCTGTAATTGACCGTCTGACAGCAAGTGAGCGTCCAGCGCCCGAGAGGATCGGCAGGATGCGGTCCGTGTTCAACTTAGCCAAAGACTTCGTCGGTAGCGTATCTACGCAGCAGCGAGGCTACGAAGCATTCCTGGCCGGTACTCGGCAGATCGTTGCCGGGACATGCGTCGGACTTGGTCGCACGTCGTTAGGCCTTACCACGACCCCCTTCGATCTCGTCATCATCGACGAGGCTGCACGTTGTACCGCAAGTGAGTTAGCGGTCCCGATGCAGTCAGGGCGGTGGGTGGTGTTGGTTGGCGACCATGCGCAGTTGGAGCCCCAGCACCCCGCCACCGTCGTTTCGAAAGTCGCGAGCGAACTCGGCACCTCGGAACTCGCGGTTGTGCAAAGCGATTTCGAGCGCCTGTTCGAGAATGGTTATGGCAAGTCGGCAGGCGCCAGGCTCAAGACCCAATACCGCATGCTTCCTCCTATCGGGCAGGTTGTTTCGGATACCTTCTATGAAGGGATGCTCGAAGCTGGACGGACCACGCCTGAGATAGATCCGGAGATATTGCCGGAGGGCTTGGAGCAGCCGCTCACCTGGATAACCACAGACTCATTAGGTGCTTCCGGCGAAGAACGTACCGAAAGCACCGGTACCAGCAGGATAAATCCGGCGGAGGCCGATAGTATAGTTGCACTGCTCAAGAAGTGGTCGGCAACCGCTTCCTTCACAGAATGGGTCGCGGAACAAACGAAGCATGCCCACGTGATAGGCGTGATCTGTATGTACGCAGCGCAACGGGATCTCATCCGTAAGAAGATCCAGGCGGCTAACCTACCTGAAGCATTCCGTCGCTCTATCAAGATCGATACCGTAGATAGTTACCAAGGCAAGGAAAACCCGATCGTTGTCCTTTCGCTTGTGCGCAACAATGTCTCGGGCCAAGCGGAGCGAGGGCTCGCCACCATAAAGCCAGGCTTTTTGCAGCGACCGAACCGCATCAACGTAGCTGTCAGTCGCGCCATGGATCGCTTGATTATTGTTGGCGCGAAATCACGTTGGCAAGTCGGTAGTCCAATGCAGCGGCTCTCGGAAGCAGTAGAGGAGCGCTTCAGCGCCGGAGATGCTCAGGTGATATCGGCGTCCGCGCTGCTGGGGGACGTTGGAGACCGGCGAGATGCGGTCAAGGAAACGGTGGCCACGGCATGA
- a CDS encoding Y-family DNA polymerase, translated as MTAFALVDGNSFYCSCERVFDPKLEKRPVIVLSNNDGCAVARTNEAKALGIRMGHPYFQIKDLCRREGVVALSSNYALYGDMSRRLNQIYDRFSPDVEIYSIDESFIDVSRLEVKDRTAWAKDLRSTVKQWSGIPTCVGIGPTKTLAKLANKAAKKLPEGVLDLSEPTERARLMADFPIGDVWGIGPANQAKLAAMGIQFAGQVRDLEPRQARQLMTVVGERLVHELNGRSCMPLETVAPVRQGCAVTRSFGQRVTRKQEMEQAVAGYATRLGEKLRRHGLATDQVTVFMHTSRFDDDEPQRSVSMSVQLPEATNDTMALLKASRSAVDQLWKSGYRYAKAGIITQDLVTPTGTQKALFDGLDHDRATKVMQALDAANKRWGRATVFPAAMGIRRETFSTKFEMRTPRYTTRWDELPECR; from the coding sequence GTGACCGCCTTCGCCCTGGTCGACGGCAACAGCTTCTACTGCTCTTGCGAGAGGGTGTTCGACCCCAAGCTCGAAAAGCGTCCTGTCATCGTCCTCAGCAACAACGATGGCTGCGCCGTAGCCCGCACCAACGAGGCCAAGGCGCTTGGGATCCGGATGGGCCATCCGTATTTCCAGATCAAGGACCTGTGCCGGCGGGAGGGCGTGGTGGCCCTGTCCTCCAACTACGCGCTCTACGGCGACATGAGCCGGCGCCTCAACCAAATCTACGACCGCTTCAGCCCGGACGTGGAGATATATTCCATCGACGAGAGCTTCATCGACGTCAGCCGACTTGAGGTGAAGGACCGCACCGCTTGGGCGAAGGACCTGCGTTCCACGGTCAAGCAGTGGTCGGGAATTCCCACCTGCGTCGGCATCGGCCCGACCAAGACCTTAGCCAAGCTCGCCAACAAGGCCGCCAAGAAGTTGCCCGAAGGCGTCCTCGACCTGAGTGAACCCACGGAGCGGGCCCGCCTCATGGCCGACTTCCCAATCGGCGACGTCTGGGGCATCGGACCCGCCAACCAGGCCAAGCTGGCTGCCATGGGCATCCAGTTCGCAGGCCAGGTGCGGGACCTCGAGCCGCGGCAGGCTCGGCAACTGATGACCGTCGTCGGCGAGCGCCTGGTGCACGAACTCAACGGGCGCTCCTGCATGCCGCTGGAGACGGTGGCTCCCGTGCGTCAGGGCTGCGCCGTAACCCGCTCTTTCGGCCAACGCGTGACCCGCAAGCAGGAGATGGAGCAGGCGGTCGCTGGCTACGCCACCCGGCTGGGCGAGAAGCTGCGGCGCCATGGCCTCGCAACCGACCAGGTCACCGTCTTCATGCACACCAGTCGTTTCGACGATGACGAGCCGCAGCGGAGCGTCTCCATGTCGGTGCAGCTGCCGGAAGCGACCAACGACACCATGGCACTGCTTAAGGCCAGCCGAAGCGCGGTCGACCAACTCTGGAAGTCCGGATACCGCTACGCCAAGGCCGGCATCATTACCCAGGATCTGGTGACGCCGACAGGAACGCAGAAGGCTTTGTTCGACGGCCTCGACCATGATCGGGCCACCAAGGTCATGCAGGCCCTAGACGCCGCCAACAAGCGTTGGGGACGTGCAACGGTGTTCCCGGCGGCGATGGGGATAAGGCGGGAGACGTTCTCGACCAAGTTCGAGATGCGGACGCCCAGGTACACGACGCGATGGGACGAACTGCCGGAATGCCGGTGA
- a CDS encoding thermonuclease family protein: MSIIRFDPKRRPYKPRTSGKPDAITPALAVAALVSVCTLGWIAADTFLPGGGQAVVASEMRVQFRMCGSGQRHTCVVDGDTIWLDGMNLRLQAYDTPEPYNDICGGEAEKALAHRASSRLLELLNGNSFTVETFGTDRYDRTLATIRINGTDVGDILISEGLARRWPDGHEFWC, translated from the coding sequence ATGAGCATCATCCGTTTCGACCCAAAGCGGCGTCCATATAAGCCGCGGACCTCCGGCAAGCCCGACGCGATAACCCCGGCGCTCGCCGTTGCGGCGCTGGTGAGCGTCTGTACGCTCGGTTGGATTGCAGCCGACACGTTCCTGCCCGGTGGGGGACAAGCGGTCGTCGCCTCCGAGATGCGGGTTCAGTTCCGCATGTGCGGATCCGGACAGCGCCACACATGCGTGGTCGATGGCGACACCATCTGGCTGGACGGCATGAACCTGAGGCTGCAGGCATACGACACGCCGGAGCCCTACAACGACATCTGCGGCGGCGAGGCAGAGAAGGCCCTGGCGCACCGCGCGAGCTCCCGCCTGCTCGAACTGTTGAACGGCAACAGCTTCACGGTGGAGACTTTCGGTACCGATCGCTACGACCGGACGCTCGCGACGATCAGGATCAACGGCACCGATGTCGGTGACATCCTCATCTCCGAAGGGCTGGCCCGCCGTTGGCCAGATGGCCACGAGTTCTGGTGCTGA